The Streptococcus mitis genomic sequence GTCAAACCACAACGAGCAAGGGCTGCACGAACTTCTGCTTGGTTGAGGGCTGGAAAGGCATTCCAAACAGCCTCTAGTGGTGTTTGACGATTTCCACCTTCTACTTCTTGTTCAAAGTAGCCAAGTTCTAGGTAGTCACCACGTTCTACTTCCCCAGCGATTGGCGGAATAATACCCAAGAGAGACTTCAAGAGAGTTGTTTTCCCGATACCATTTGCCCCGATAATAGCAACCTTTTGATTACGTTCAAAAGTAAGATTTAGTGGCTTGGTCAGAGGACGGTCATAACCAATCTGCAAATCCTTGGCTTGGAAAATAAAGCGCCCTGGTGTACGAGCCGGTTTGAAATCAAAGGATGGCTTTGGTTTCTCACTTTGCAGTTCGATAATATCCATCTTATCCAATTTCTTCTGACGAGACATGGCCATGTTTCGTGTTGCAACACGTGCTTTGTTTCGAGCGACAAAATCTTTAAGGTCGGCAATCTCTTTCTGCTGGCGTTCGTAGGCTGCCTCTAGCTGAGATTTCTTCATAGCATAGACTTCTTGGAACTGGTAGTAATCACCAGAGTAACGCGTCAACTGTTGATTTTCCACATGATAGACAATATTGATAACGTCATTTAGGAATGGAATATCATGCGAAATAAGGACAAAGGCATTCTCATAGTTTTGGAGATAACGCTTGAGCCAATCAATATGCTCAGCATCCAAGTAGTTGGTCGGCTCGTCCAAAAGCAAGATATCGGGTTTTTCAAGGAGGAGTTTAGCCAAAAGCACCTTGGTTCTTTGCCCACCTGACAAAGAAGTTACATCTGTATCCATGCCAAAATCCATGACACCAAGGGCACGCGCTACTTCGTCAATCTTAGCATCCAAGGTATAGAAATCACGACTCTCCAGACGGTCTTGAAGTTCTCCCACTTCTTCCATGAGAGCATCAACATCCGCTCCGTCTTCAGCCATTTCCATATAGAGGTCATTGATACGAGCTTCTGCTTTGAAAAGCTCATCAAAAGCAGTACGGAGAACATCGCGCACCGACTGCCCTTCAGCAAGGACAGAATGTTGGTCTAAGTATCCAGCAGTCACATATTTGGACCACTCTACCTTTCCTTCATCTGGCAGCATTTTACCAGTCACGATACTCATAAAGGTTGATTTTCCTTCACCATTGGCACCGATCAGACCGATATGTTCTCCCTTAAGGAGACGGAAGGACACATCTTCAAAAATTGCACGGTCACCAAAACCATGACTCAGATTTTTAACTTCTAAAATACTCATTTTAATTCCTTATCTTGTTTTTATGTAATTGTTTATAGAGAAACCAAGCCAGATAGCCACCCAAGGTATTGGTCCACAAATCATCAATCTCAAAGACGCGATTAAAATCAAAGAAAAAATCTAAGACTAACTGCGTACACTCAATTCCTAGGCTTATAAGAAAACTGAAAAAGATCACTTTTCTTGTCTTACGCAAATTTGGAAGGAGATAAAGGAGTTGGAAAATCAGAGGAAAAAGTAAGAAGACATTGAGGATATTTTGTAGAAAAAGCCAACATAATTGTCCTATGTCACTCACCTCACCCAGTTTCCAGAGAGAATTGAAAGGAGTCAAAAGAAAAACCAGGCGTCCAAGATGCTGAATACCTGGAGTTTCCACCCCCACGGGAGAATGTTCTTGAGGAGTAAAGCAAAAGTAAACGATACAAATACTATAGAAAATGACTCCCCAGACCAAAATACGATTATAAGTCTTCTTCATCATTAAGGATTGACTGCTGCGACTGCTTTCTGGCGGTCACGTTTCATTGTATTGGAACGCAATTGTCCACAAGCTGCATCAATATCAGTACCATGCTCTTGACGAACAACACAGTTAACACCTTTTTTCTTAAGCGTATCATAGAAGGCCAGGACGCGCTCTTTAGGACTACGGCTATATTGGTCATGCTCACTAACTGGGTTATAAGGAATCAAGTTTACATAAGACAATTTCTTGATATTCTTGAGCAATTCAGCCAATTCCAAGGCTTGTTCTACACCGTCATTAACTTCATTAAGCATGATATATTCAAAAGTCACACGACGATTAGTTGTCTCAATGTAGTACTCAATCGCTGCAAAGAGTTTTTCAATTGGAAAGGCACGGTTAATCTTCATGATGCTTGAACGCAACTCATTGTTAGGTGCGTGAAGGGAAACGGCAAGATTGACCTGAACACCTTCATTAGCAAAATCACGAATTTTATGGGCCAAACCTGAGGTTGAAACCGTGATGTGACGAGCACCTATAGCCATTCCCTTGTCATCGTTGATAGTACGGACGAAATTCAAGACATTGTTATAGTTATCAAAGGGCTCACCGATTCCCATGACAACGATATGGCTGACGCGTTCATCCTGACCACGCTCATCAAAGTATTTCTGAACCAGCATGATTTGCGCTACGATTTCACCGTTATTGAGGTCACGTTGTTTCTTAATCAAACCAGAGGCACAGAAGGTACAACCGATATTACAGCCGACCTGAGTGGTCACACAGACAGATAAACCGTAGTGTTGACGCATGAGTACTGTCTCAATCAGCATTCCATCTGGCAATTCAAAAAGATATTTAACTGTCCCATCAGCAGACTCTTGAACGATACGTTGTTTCAAGGGATTGACCACAAACTGGTCATTAAGCTTAGCAATCAAATCCTTGGAAAGGTTGGTCATCTCTTCAAATGACTGGACACGTTTACGGTAAAGCCATTCCCAGATTTGATCTGCACGGAATTTCTTTTCTCCCTGCTTCAAAACCCATTCCTGCATGGTTTGACGTGTTAAACTATAAATTGACGGTTTCATTTCTTCTCCTTATTCTCTACTCACTTCTGACGAATGACAAAATGACGTTGCCCCTTGTCCTCTTTCTGAGAATGCTGGTCTTTCTGACGACGTCTATTTTTCTTATCTGCATTCGGTTTTCGTTTGGTTTGAGTCGGTTTCTTTCCTTTTCTAGAAGGCTGTTCTTCTTCCTTCTTACGCATTTTCTTGTCAAATGATGCTCGCTTAGGAGCTTCATTTTCTAAGACAAAATAGGCACAACCATAACTACAATACTCTAAAAGGTAGTCTTGTAAACGACTGATTTTTTCAAGTTTTTCTTCTGTTCGATTATCCTTATAAAAACCTCGTAGGCGAAGCTGTTCGTTGCTCCAGTCTCCCACTATATAATCAAACTTGGTTAAGACTTCTGAAAAACGCTGATTAAAAGCCGTCACATCAAAGGCATCCTTGATATTTTCCACCAAGGAAAAAGCTATCCCTTCCGTTTCAACCTTGTCCCCGTGTAAATGAAACTCAGGACCAGGAAACTTGTTATAGTTGTATAATTCAGGTGCAATTTCTTTTCGCATAGATATCCTTTTTCCACGATTACTTAATAATTTATTCTACCATAATTTCTAGCAGTTAGCACGTTTCTCATAAAAATGAAAAAAGTCTGACGATTTTGTCAGACTCGAATCATATAACCTAAAAAAGAGAAGAACCATTCTTCCCTCCAACTATCATTATTTAGCAGCTGCGTACAATTCATCTACTTTGTTCCAGTTGATCACTGAGAAGAAAGCTTTGATGTAGTCAGGACGCACGTTGCGGTATTTCACGTAGTAAGCATGTTCCCAAACGTCCAAGCCCAAGATTGGTTTTTTACCTTCTGAGATTGGTGTGTCTTGGTTTGCTGTTGAAGTCACTTCAAGCTTCCCTTCTTTGTTGACAACCAACCATGCCCATCCAGAACCGAAACGAGTTGTTGCTGCTGCAGTGAAGGCTGCTTGGAATTCTTCAAATGAACCAAATGTTGCATCGATTGCTGCTGCAAGTTCTGCTGAAGGAGCTGTTTTCTCAGGAGTCATCAATTCCCAGAAAAGAGCGTGGTTCAAGTGTCCACCACCATTGTTAATAAGCGCTTGACGGATATCAGCTGGGATAGATTCTACATCAGCAAGCAAGGCTTCAAGGTCTTCACCGATTTCAGGGTGTTTTTCAAGAGCTGCATTAGCATTGTTGACATAAGTTTGATGGTGTTTGTCATGGTGCAAGTGCATTGTTTCCGCATCGATGTATGGTTCCAAAGCGTCGTATGCATATGGAAGATCTGGTAAGATAATAGCCATCTGTAATACCTCTTTTTCTTTCTATATGAAAATGATAACGCAAACATTCACTTTTTTCAAGTTTTTTGCTTATGGATGAAGAAATCACTGAAATACTTTCTAATAATACTCTTTGAAAATCAGCAAGAAACCCATGACAAAATAATAATCCTGACGCGGGTTGTAGTTTCAAAAAAATGTCAATTGACCTGACTAGCAATCTGTAAGAGTGCCTTTTCAAAAAGGAAACCTTTTTCATACAGACCTGTCTTAATCTGATAGTCTGTCTCAATCAAGTAGGAAATAACTTGTTTCAAAAAGCTCAAGGAAAGTCCTCTTGAATCTCTCAGCGCAAACTTAATCTGATAGGGATTTGGATTGCGTCCGAGAAAACTTCCTAGACTACTTGCAATCTGCGCTTCTGTTTGCCCAGACTCCGACAAAATCTTCACCTGAGTAAAAGTCCGAAATTGTCCTAGCATGACTGCAATCAACTTGATTTCATCTTCTCCTTGCAAGGTCAAGTCTCTAACCAAATCGCGCGCCTGGTCCATCTTTTTAGTCAGAATAAACTGAGTTAAATCAAAAATATTGTCCTGCAAGGTCTTGAGAATTGCGTTAACAATATCCTCTTCCTCGATAACAGAGTCTTCCTTATAGGACTGTAAAAAGAGGAGATTTTTCTGGATTTCGCTAAATTGAAAACCAGACTTGATGAGGAGATTTTCAAAAGAATGATTGGCAAACTGCAGACCTTGTTTCTGACTCCACTTTTGGAAATACTGGCGCAATTCTTGTTCTTTGGCTTCTACTGCATCAAAGACCTTGGCATCACGCTTAAGTAATTTTACCAGCCGTCTTTTGCTATCCAGCTTTCCTTCTGCAAAGATTATCAACTTGGTTGTTAGTGAAGGATTGTCAAAGTATTCCTCAAATGACTTGAGCTCATCATCTGTCAAAAAGCGTTTTTTAGCAGTCGTGATATCAACAAAATGGTCTAATATCACGATTTTTTCATCCGCAAAGAAAGGAAGACTGACCAACTCCAGTTCCACATCCTTGTAAACTACTTCTTTCATATCAAAGTAGGCAAAGTTGAGGTCGGCAGAATCATAACCAATCTGTTTCAATACTTGACTCTTCATAACTTCAAACTGACCCTGATCTGTCCCTGTAAATAGGCTCAGACTAGGTAAATTTGATAAAGTCAACTTCTGACTTTCTTCAATGGCTAGCATCTTCTCTCCTTTCTTCTGATTTTTAATGAATTTAATCAATATAGCGCAATTTCCCACGGAAATCTTCTAGGCTTTCGTACCCTTTTTCCGCCATGATTGCTTTCAGTTCATTGGTAATACGATCAAAAGCACCAACTCCTTCTTTGTGAAGGGTGGTTCCCACCTGCACCATACTTGCTCCACAGAGGATATGTTCAAAGGCATCACGACCAGTCAAAACTCCACCTGTTCCGATGATTTGGATTTGAGGATTTAAACGTTGATAAAAGGCGTGAACATTAGCTAGAGCAGTCGGTTTGATATACTCGCCACCAATGCCACCGAAACCATTTTTAGGACGAATAACGACAGACTCATCTTCTATACAAAGGCCGTTTCCGATAGAGTTGACGCAGTTGACAAACTTAAGAGGATACTTATTGAAAATAGCTGCCGCTTGGTCAAAGTGAACAATATCAAAATATGGTGGCAATTTAATTCCAAGAGGTTTGGTGAAGTAGGCAAATACTTCTGCCAAAATCCGGTCTGTTGTCTCAAAATCATAGGCAATCTGAGGTTTACCTGGAACATTTGGACAGGAAAGATTTAGCTCAGTCAGACCACGAAACTCACTCTCTTGGACTTTTTTCAAGATAGTATGGGTTTCCTCTGGAGACATTCCAACTAGAGATAGGAAGAAAGTCCGGTTCGGCTCTTTTTCCTGCAGATCCAAAAGATAGTCCAAATAATAATCTAAGC encodes the following:
- a CDS encoding ABC-F family ATP-binding cassette domain-containing protein; the protein is MSILEVKNLSHGFGDRAIFEDVSFRLLKGEHIGLIGANGEGKSTFMSIVTGKMLPDEGKVEWSKYVTAGYLDQHSVLAEGQSVRDVLRTAFDELFKAEARINDLYMEMAEDGADVDALMEEVGELQDRLESRDFYTLDAKIDEVARALGVMDFGMDTDVTSLSGGQRTKVLLAKLLLEKPDILLLDEPTNYLDAEHIDWLKRYLQNYENAFVLISHDIPFLNDVINIVYHVENQQLTRYSGDYYQFQEVYAMKKSQLEAAYERQQKEIADLKDFVARNKARVATRNMAMSRQKKLDKMDIIELQSEKPKPSFDFKPARTPGRFIFQAKDLQIGYDRPLTKPLNLTFERNQKVAIIGANGIGKTTLLKSLLGIIPPIAGEVERGDYLELGYFEQEVEGGNRQTPLEAVWNAFPALNQAEVRAALARCGLTTKHIESQIQVLSGGEQAKVRFCLLMNRENNVLVLDEPTNHLDVDAKDELKRALKEYKGSILMVCHEPDFYEGWMDQIWDFNKLT
- a CDS encoding VanZ family protein, which gives rise to MMKKTYNRILVWGVIFYSICIVYFCFTPQEHSPVGVETPGIQHLGRLVFLLTPFNSLWKLGEVSDIGQLCWLFLQNILNVFLLFPLIFQLLYLLPNLRKTRKVIFFSFLISLGIECTQLVLDFFFDFNRVFEIDDLWTNTLGGYLAWFLYKQLHKNKIRN
- the rlmN gene encoding 23S rRNA (adenine(2503)-C(2))-methyltransferase RlmN gives rise to the protein MKPSIYSLTRQTMQEWVLKQGEKKFRADQIWEWLYRKRVQSFEEMTNLSKDLIAKLNDQFVVNPLKQRIVQESADGTVKYLFELPDGMLIETVLMRQHYGLSVCVTTQVGCNIGCTFCASGLIKKQRDLNNGEIVAQIMLVQKYFDERGQDERVSHIVVMGIGEPFDNYNNVLNFVRTINDDKGMAIGARHITVSTSGLAHKIRDFANEGVQVNLAVSLHAPNNELRSSIMKINRAFPIEKLFAAIEYYIETTNRRVTFEYIMLNEVNDGVEQALELAELLKNIKKLSYVNLIPYNPVSEHDQYSRSPKERVLAFYDTLKKKGVNCVVRQEHGTDIDAACGQLRSNTMKRDRQKAVAAVNP
- a CDS encoding YutD family protein, coding for MRKEIAPELYNYNKFPGPEFHLHGDKVETEGIAFSLVENIKDAFDVTAFNQRFSEVLTKFDYIVGDWSNEQLRLRGFYKDNRTEEKLEKISRLQDYLLEYCSYGCAYFVLENEAPKRASFDKKMRKKEEEQPSRKGKKPTQTKRKPNADKKNRRRQKDQHSQKEDKGQRHFVIRQK
- the sodA gene encoding superoxide dismutase SodA; this encodes MAIILPDLPYAYDALEPYIDAETMHLHHDKHHQTYVNNANAALEKHPEIGEDLEALLADVESIPADIRQALINNGGGHLNHALFWELMTPEKTAPSAELAAAIDATFGSFEEFQAAFTAAATTRFGSGWAWLVVNKEGKLEVTSTANQDTPISEGKKPILGLDVWEHAYYVKYRNVRPDYIKAFFSVINWNKVDELYAAAK
- the holA gene encoding DNA polymerase III subunit delta, giving the protein MLAIEESQKLTLSNLPSLSLFTGTDQGQFEVMKSQVLKQIGYDSADLNFAYFDMKEVVYKDVELELVSLPFFADEKIVILDHFVDITTAKKRFLTDDELKSFEEYFDNPSLTTKLIIFAEGKLDSKRRLVKLLKRDAKVFDAVEAKEQELRQYFQKWSQKQGLQFANHSFENLLIKSGFQFSEIQKNLLFLQSYKEDSVIEEEDIVNAILKTLQDNIFDLTQFILTKKMDQARDLVRDLTLQGEDEIKLIAVMLGQFRTFTQVKILSESGQTEAQIASSLGSFLGRNPNPYQIKFALRDSRGLSLSFLKQVISYLIETDYQIKTGLYEKGFLFEKALLQIASQVN
- a CDS encoding dihydroorotate oxidase codes for the protein MVSTKTQIAGFEFDNCLMNAAGVACMTIVELEEVKNSAAGTFVTKTATLDFRQGNPEPRYQDVPLGSINSMGLPNNGLDYYLDYLLDLQEKEPNRTFFLSLVGMSPEETHTILKKVQESEFRGLTELNLSCPNVPGKPQIAYDFETTDRILAEVFAYFTKPLGIKLPPYFDIVHFDQAAAIFNKYPLKFVNCVNSIGNGLCIEDESVVIRPKNGFGGIGGEYIKPTALANVHAFYQRLNPQIQIIGTGGVLTGRDAFEHILCGASMVQVGTTLHKEGVGAFDRITNELKAIMAEKGYESLEDFRGKLRYID